From the Streptomyces syringium genome, one window contains:
- a CDS encoding DUF6415 family natural product biosynthesis protein, protein MPPATTSFPDADRYQPQCDMPQWDDSCFPAPPWRGLPDPDGAGCWEFWDATRARDVYEDLEAVLGEHTTHTATGPEETRELTGRLVPALRQLTDYARLLVSAGPGTEAHRALRRARSLLHLAPPTEPLPALAHLRRVALATLDLLELTGDAP, encoded by the coding sequence ATGCCGCCCGCCACCACGTCGTTCCCCGACGCCGACCGGTACCAGCCGCAGTGCGACATGCCGCAGTGGGACGACAGCTGTTTCCCGGCTCCGCCCTGGCGCGGCCTGCCCGACCCGGACGGGGCGGGCTGCTGGGAGTTCTGGGACGCGACGAGGGCGAGGGACGTGTACGAGGATCTCGAAGCGGTCCTCGGTGAGCACACCACGCACACCGCCACGGGCCCGGAGGAGACCCGGGAGCTGACCGGGCGTCTGGTCCCAGCCCTGCGCCAGCTGACCGACTACGCGAGGCTCCTGGTGTCCGCAGGCCCGGGCACCGAGGCGCACCGGGCGCTCAGGCGAGCCCGCAGTCTGCTGCACCTGGCCCCGCCCACAGAGCCGTTACCCGCGCTCGCCCACCTCCGCCGGGTCGCGCTGGCCACCCTGGACCTCCTGGAACTCACCGGAGACGCACCGTGA
- a CDS encoding GNAT family N-acetyltransferase, whose amino-acid sequence MKNTDHHTNAVTTQHDPFLAHGRGQAPVYEMQPAAGADRRAVSDLIADRILQLGEDARVGIEAPGATVVDLVGQTEEGRPIVWLMREDSRLLGCIALLGSTPGHGWSAEQLAEPALSVIALFTDPRCRGQGLSRFMVWWALDYAARLGGVDWLRGVARSDRLMRYARDDMRCSGVETVLRGGRHVHLLQHCPRRTPSLAALIAESTPAA is encoded by the coding sequence ATGAAGAACACCGACCACCACACCAACGCTGTAACCACCCAGCACGACCCGTTCCTGGCGCACGGGCGCGGGCAGGCCCCGGTCTACGAGATGCAGCCAGCGGCCGGGGCTGACCGAAGGGCGGTCTCAGACCTGATCGCCGACCGGATCCTTCAGCTGGGCGAGGATGCACGCGTCGGCATCGAGGCCCCTGGGGCCACGGTCGTGGACCTCGTGGGCCAGACCGAGGAGGGCCGCCCCATCGTGTGGCTGATGCGCGAGGATTCCCGGCTGCTGGGATGCATCGCGCTGCTGGGCTCCACCCCGGGGCATGGCTGGTCGGCAGAGCAGCTGGCCGAACCGGCACTGAGCGTCATAGCCCTTTTCACCGACCCCCGGTGCCGCGGCCAGGGACTGAGCCGGTTCATGGTGTGGTGGGCGCTGGACTATGCGGCGCGCCTGGGTGGTGTGGACTGGCTGCGCGGCGTCGCCCGCTCCGACCGTCTGATGCGTTACGCCCGGGACGACATGCGGTGCAGCGGTGTGGAGACGGTGCTCCGCGGCGGCCGCCATGTCCATCTGCTGCAGCACTGTCCCCGGCGGACGCCGTCGCTTGCAGCGCTCATCGCGGAGAGCACCCCGGCCGCCTGA
- a CDS encoding Tat pathway signal protein — MAHRRNVELAAAIREAGWSQEQTAQRFVRVAVESGARELAGTTRSHINQWVRGVRPSGRAPRILCETLSRGLRRPVSLAEIGLTSGPAAMMAPQWAADPLTVLVDLGGMDVDIERRQMLASSAYSVAGLLLPAGSWWEEVPERARTRPPASPRTTSAEDVDSVREMVAFFSRRDQRRGGGDGRAALVAYLRTDITAYLSGRFASDEVRREMLTAAGEAAYLAGWTAFDASEHGLAQHYFTLAVRLAAEAEDGPLAGHILRAMAHQAVDLGHPRQAVDLATASLDHKRYGSASPREKALLGVVHARSLAAAGDKQEARAALRRAESDLSGTAPGDDEPGRVWFFTEASLAHETACTLRDLGDLRGAEAAFTHSVRTRGQQAFARTHSVTLGYLGAVQAQRGALDAACATWAQALDAMGGIHSGRARQTVVQMRRSLSPFRGRGNSTTAALDARARSVLKDVG; from the coding sequence GTGGCTCACCGGCGCAACGTCGAGCTGGCGGCGGCAATCAGAGAAGCGGGCTGGTCGCAGGAGCAGACCGCCCAGCGTTTCGTGCGCGTGGCAGTGGAGAGCGGAGCGAGGGAACTGGCGGGCACGACGCGCTCGCATATCAACCAGTGGGTCCGCGGTGTGAGGCCCAGCGGCCGGGCGCCCCGTATCTTGTGCGAGACGCTGTCGCGGGGGCTTCGCCGCCCGGTCTCGCTCGCCGAGATCGGGCTCACGTCCGGCCCGGCGGCGATGATGGCACCGCAATGGGCTGCCGATCCGCTGACCGTGCTCGTGGACCTCGGGGGGATGGACGTGGACATAGAGCGCCGGCAAATGCTGGCGAGCTCGGCCTACTCTGTGGCCGGGCTCCTGCTTCCCGCCGGTTCGTGGTGGGAGGAGGTACCGGAGCGTGCCCGCACCCGGCCGCCTGCCTCCCCCCGCACGACCAGCGCCGAGGACGTCGACAGTGTCCGCGAGATGGTCGCCTTCTTCTCCCGCCGCGACCAGCGCCGCGGCGGCGGCGACGGCAGGGCCGCCCTGGTCGCTTACCTGCGCACCGACATCACGGCCTACCTCAGCGGTCGCTTCGCCTCCGACGAGGTACGGCGAGAGATGCTCACCGCCGCGGGGGAAGCGGCCTACTTGGCTGGCTGGACCGCCTTCGACGCCAGCGAGCACGGCCTGGCCCAGCACTACTTCACCCTCGCCGTCCGCCTCGCCGCAGAGGCTGAGGACGGGCCGCTGGCGGGTCACATCCTGCGGGCCATGGCTCATCAGGCCGTGGACCTTGGTCACCCCCGCCAGGCCGTGGACCTGGCTACAGCCTCCCTGGACCACAAGCGCTATGGCTCCGCCAGCCCCCGGGAGAAGGCCCTTCTGGGTGTCGTCCACGCGCGCAGCCTGGCCGCCGCCGGAGACAAGCAGGAGGCGCGGGCGGCGTTGCGGCGCGCGGAGAGTGACCTGAGCGGTACCGCCCCGGGCGACGACGAGCCAGGCCGTGTCTGGTTCTTCACCGAGGCCAGCCTGGCCCACGAAACGGCTTGCACCCTGCGGGACCTGGGGGATCTCCGTGGCGCGGAAGCCGCGTTCACCCACAGCGTCCGCACGCGCGGCCAGCAGGCCTTCGCTCGCACGCACTCGGTGACACTGGGCTACCTCGGTGCCGTCCAAGCCCAGCGAGGGGCCCTCGACGCCGCCTGCGCGACCTGGGCACAGGCCCTGGATGCCATGGGCGGCATCCACTCCGGCCGGGCACGCCAGACCGTCGTGCAGATGCGTCGTTCCCTTTCCCCGTTCCGGGGCCGCGGCAATAGCACGACCGCCGCACTCGACGCCCGGGCCCGCTCGGTGCTCAAGGACGTAGGCTGA
- a CDS encoding SAM-dependent methyltransferase, which produces MSTASFEVRPIGTVVGGRTEPTDDHWGGVRSVIRLDAGRFPAETVQGLEEFSHLLVTWCFHLASPDDVALHARSPRNNPQWPATGTFVHRNHRRPNQLATSFPRLLRVEGLDLHVQDLDAVEGTPVVDLAPYFEEFGPRGEVTQPRWPSEMLKDYWKSPGGM; this is translated from the coding sequence GTGTCCACCGCTTCGTTTGAGGTGCGGCCCATTGGGACCGTGGTCGGGGGGCGTACCGAGCCGACGGACGATCACTGGGGTGGGGTCCGCTCCGTCATCCGTCTCGACGCCGGCCGCTTCCCCGCCGAGACCGTCCAGGGCCTGGAGGAGTTCTCCCACCTTTTGGTCACCTGGTGCTTCCACCTGGCTTCGCCGGACGACGTTGCTCTTCACGCGCGCAGCCCCCGCAACAATCCGCAGTGGCCGGCGACGGGAACATTCGTCCATCGCAACCACCGGCGCCCCAACCAGCTGGCGACCTCCTTCCCCCGCCTGCTGCGGGTGGAGGGACTCGACCTTCATGTGCAGGACCTGGACGCGGTCGAGGGAACGCCGGTTGTGGACCTGGCGCCCTACTTCGAAGAGTTCGGGCCCCGGGGTGAGGTGACGCAGCCACGATGGCCGTCCGAGATGCTCAAGGACTACTGGAAGTCCCCTGGCGGGATGTGA
- a CDS encoding SDR family NAD(P)-dependent oxidoreductase yields MTQDGLGVGDVRAFTGRRIMVAGGSRGLGEQIVRLLLAQGAQVAVCARGGDGLQALSSALRAERPSARLFSRAVDVVESGPLERFVEDAAAELGGLDGIVACAGGARGRALEQASAQDWSATWEMNAGYTARLTAAAVPHLRAAGGGSVVVIASISGWKPGPQAQYGTAKAAQIHMVSSLARELGPDNIRINAVSPGSMLIPGKRWDRMRREDPEAFDRFRTEFPGRELVSPQEVAEVVAFLLSDRSGGVTGANIPVDKGQNAPTADGY; encoded by the coding sequence ATGACTCAGGACGGGCTCGGAGTGGGGGACGTGCGGGCGTTCACCGGGCGGCGGATTATGGTGGCCGGCGGTTCGCGGGGGCTGGGGGAGCAGATCGTACGGCTGCTGCTGGCGCAGGGTGCCCAGGTAGCGGTGTGCGCGCGGGGAGGCGACGGGCTGCAGGCGCTGAGTTCCGCCCTGCGGGCAGAGCGTCCGTCGGCGCGCCTGTTCAGCCGGGCGGTGGACGTGGTGGAGAGCGGGCCTCTGGAGAGGTTCGTTGAGGATGCGGCGGCGGAGCTGGGCGGCCTCGACGGCATCGTCGCCTGCGCCGGCGGCGCGCGCGGCCGGGCACTGGAGCAGGCATCTGCCCAGGACTGGTCCGCCACCTGGGAGATGAACGCTGGCTATACAGCGCGTCTGACGGCCGCTGCCGTGCCTCACCTGCGTGCTGCGGGTGGCGGCTCGGTGGTCGTCATCGCGTCGATCTCGGGATGGAAGCCCGGGCCCCAGGCCCAGTACGGGACAGCGAAGGCAGCCCAGATCCACATGGTGAGTTCGCTGGCCCGCGAGCTGGGACCGGACAACATCCGGATCAACGCGGTCTCTCCCGGCTCCATGCTCATTCCCGGCAAGCGGTGGGACCGGATGCGGCGTGAGGACCCAGAGGCCTTCGACCGCTTCAGGACAGAGTTCCCCGGCCGCGAGCTCGTCTCCCCGCAGGAAGTGGCCGAAGTAGTGGCGTTCCTTCTCTCGGATCGGTCGGGCGGCGTGACCGGAGCGAACATCCCCGTCGACAAGGGCCAGAACGCCCCCACCGCGGACGGGTACTGA
- a CDS encoding NUDIX domain-containing protein — protein MQRVYDSRGPQRRASALIRDDSGRVLTVCHTERDRYWLPGGYVRPRETPRDAVEYEVRRLTGHTMKPRGLLVLEHRDVEGEEPTTEFVYAVRPVPQDIKIVLPEPDGRSPEIWAYRWLMLDEAVEVCVLDAHVRLLKEPQGRQASIGSHCSALLALQIRAAVEAETTGTVIELTNGLPAGNAEARQQPAVEDKADRVPDQARPAPPGHMEYAPWLTS, from the coding sequence ATGCAGAGGGTCTACGACTCGCGCGGCCCGCAGCGCCGTGCGTCTGCCCTGATCCGCGACGACAGCGGCCGGGTGCTCACCGTCTGCCATACCGAGCGGGACCGGTACTGGCTGCCCGGCGGCTACGTGCGCCCCAGGGAAACACCGCGGGACGCTGTGGAGTACGAGGTCCGCAGGCTGACCGGCCACACGATGAAGCCGCGTGGGCTGCTCGTCCTGGAACACCGGGACGTGGAAGGTGAGGAGCCGACCACGGAGTTCGTCTACGCGGTCCGGCCTGTCCCCCAGGACATCAAGATCGTGCTGCCGGAGCCGGATGGTCGGAGTCCTGAGATCTGGGCCTACCGGTGGCTCATGCTCGACGAGGCCGTCGAGGTGTGCGTCCTCGACGCCCACGTGCGTCTCCTGAAGGAGCCCCAGGGCAGGCAGGCGAGTATCGGCAGTCACTGCTCCGCGCTCCTGGCGCTCCAGATCCGCGCCGCGGTCGAAGCGGAGACCACCGGCACCGTCATTGAGCTCACCAACGGGCTTCCAGCGGGTAACGCCGAAGCCCGGCAGCAACCGGCCGTCGAGGACAAGGCGGACCGTGTGCCGGACCAGGCGCGCCCGGCACCTCCAGGCCACATGGAGTACGCGCCATGGCTGACCTCCTGA
- a CDS encoding radical SAM protein, which produces MSKPVVILDCYTVEPSGLGVPPYLSTYVRQAWSALGRAWPGADVHYLTVDDVRWNLAGGQPAVQPPLSDRLTYSATVNRYRALALLHDAAAVVVVAGDKVPSVHLHAVNAGLEEIARAVACVRGNRCLLGPMATYAAAEPAQWAGLFDALHTHTLTSANIATGSLAPAAYGQLREDRTSFTGLVEQMKWRPIAELELYRGCTRRTFCTFCNEPAKSPLVTFRDVGDVIEEAGQLYDAGVRNFRLGQQTCFFSYRNRDEEAIRALLAGIRERCPELEVLHIDNADPLAVAAPVGLRIAKLVAEYGTEGNCAPMGIESFDPAVIERNTLTCTPEILYRAISHVNDAGADRGPGGLPRLLPGLNLIYGLPGETHATHIANLRGLAHILDTGLLCHRTNVRKARAFPGTPLATQTPQTALPSAEHFTSWKADIDHGWDQPMKERVYPAGLKIPGLHSYFVDQGGTWWRRLGSYSIQIVEREAAVPVGTPGALTVTGHAPRMVYGQRHTDAP; this is translated from the coding sequence ATGAGTAAACCCGTCGTGATCTTGGACTGCTACACGGTCGAACCCAGCGGACTCGGCGTGCCGCCGTACCTGTCCACCTATGTCCGCCAGGCCTGGTCGGCTCTCGGACGGGCCTGGCCGGGCGCGGACGTGCACTACCTGACCGTCGATGACGTGCGGTGGAACCTGGCAGGCGGACAGCCGGCGGTCCAGCCGCCGCTGAGCGACCGGCTCACCTACTCGGCGACCGTCAACCGCTACAGGGCCCTTGCACTGCTGCACGACGCGGCAGCCGTGGTCGTCGTGGCAGGAGACAAGGTCCCCTCGGTGCACCTACACGCGGTCAACGCCGGCCTGGAAGAGATCGCCCGCGCTGTGGCCTGCGTCCGCGGCAACCGCTGCCTCCTGGGCCCCATGGCCACCTACGCGGCCGCCGAACCCGCCCAGTGGGCCGGGCTGTTCGACGCCCTCCACACCCACACTCTCACCTCCGCCAACATCGCCACGGGCAGCCTCGCCCCGGCCGCCTACGGGCAGCTGCGCGAGGACCGCACCTCGTTCACCGGCCTGGTGGAGCAGATGAAGTGGCGGCCCATCGCCGAGCTCGAGCTGTACCGGGGCTGCACCCGGCGTACGTTCTGCACCTTCTGCAACGAGCCGGCCAAATCCCCGCTCGTCACCTTCCGCGACGTGGGCGACGTGATCGAGGAAGCCGGACAGCTGTACGACGCCGGCGTCCGCAACTTCCGGCTCGGCCAGCAGACCTGCTTCTTCTCCTACCGCAACCGCGACGAAGAAGCCATCCGCGCCCTGCTCGCCGGCATCCGGGAGCGGTGCCCGGAACTGGAAGTGCTCCACATCGACAACGCCGACCCGCTGGCCGTCGCCGCCCCCGTGGGGCTGCGCATCGCCAAACTGGTCGCCGAGTACGGCACGGAGGGCAACTGCGCCCCGATGGGCATCGAGTCCTTCGACCCCGCCGTCATCGAACGCAACACCCTCACCTGCACCCCCGAGATCCTCTACCGCGCCATAAGCCACGTCAACGACGCCGGGGCCGACCGCGGCCCCGGCGGTCTGCCCCGGCTGCTTCCCGGCCTGAACCTGATCTACGGACTGCCCGGAGAGACCCACGCCACGCACATCGCCAACCTCCGCGGACTGGCGCACATCCTGGACACGGGACTGCTGTGCCACCGCACCAACGTCCGCAAGGCGCGCGCCTTCCCCGGAACACCGCTCGCCACCCAGACCCCGCAGACGGCACTGCCGTCGGCCGAGCACTTCACGTCGTGGAAGGCGGACATCGACCACGGCTGGGACCAGCCGATGAAAGAGCGCGTCTACCCCGCCGGACTGAAGATCCCCGGCCTGCACTCCTACTTCGTCGACCAGGGCGGAACCTGGTGGCGCAGGCTCGGGTCGTACTCCATCCAGATCGTCGAGCGAGAGGCGGCAGTGCCCGTGGGGACGCCCGGCGCGCTCACCGTCACCGGCCATGCCCCGCGGATGGTCTACGGACAGCGCCACACCGATGCCCCCTGA
- a CDS encoding PfkB family carbohydrate kinase, producing MRPLRVIGNISRDHTRYPNHRGGRQLGGAALLLSRAAARAGRPATPVSVIGTDLAQIPHLPELAALDWSALRQEDGPSAAFVIDYDDHGQLTDLTAHYGVAEHLTHHALDDIARHPDSTYHLCCRRPLDVPALLTALTTGDTDFSIDFFLPSAPEMIQAARPWLSRAATVFVNAAEHQLLTQVASPADLKEIVVTDGPGTARILHHGLQTATSRPPVTADGEVTGAGDTFAGTFLALQAQGAAPRTALAGATLAAADQLSAPPLPIPGPRHP from the coding sequence ATGCGACCGCTCCGCGTCATCGGCAACATCTCCCGGGACCACACCCGCTACCCCAACCACCGCGGCGGCCGCCAACTCGGAGGAGCCGCCCTCCTGCTCTCCCGCGCCGCCGCCCGCGCAGGCCGGCCCGCCACCCCCGTCTCCGTCATCGGCACCGACCTCGCCCAGATCCCGCACCTGCCCGAACTCGCCGCCCTCGACTGGTCGGCACTACGCCAAGAAGACGGCCCGTCCGCCGCCTTCGTCATCGACTACGACGACCACGGCCAGCTCACGGACCTGACAGCTCACTACGGCGTCGCCGAGCACCTCACCCACCACGCCCTCGACGACATCGCACGCCACCCGGACAGCACCTACCACCTGTGCTGCCGCCGCCCGCTCGACGTGCCCGCCCTCCTGACCGCCCTGACCACGGGCGACACGGACTTCAGCATCGACTTCTTCCTGCCCAGCGCCCCGGAGATGATCCAAGCCGCCCGCCCCTGGCTCTCCCGAGCCGCCACCGTGTTCGTCAACGCCGCCGAGCACCAGCTGCTCACCCAGGTGGCCAGCCCGGCCGACCTGAAGGAAATCGTCGTGACAGACGGCCCGGGAACCGCACGGATCCTCCACCACGGCCTCCAGACCGCAACGTCCAGACCGCCCGTGACCGCAGATGGAGAGGTGACCGGGGCCGGCGACACCTTCGCCGGCACCTTCCTCGCCCTCCAAGCGCAAGGAGCCGCACCCAGGACGGCTCTGGCCGGCGCCACCCTGGCGGCCGCAGACCAGCTCAGCGCGCCACCGCTGCCGATCCCCGGACCACGCCACCCCTGA
- the istA gene encoding IS21 family transposase — protein sequence MEIFEALDATECAHSAAALAGVDPKTVRRYARMRDTGRPTGLVRRPKMIDPFMPKIEEWVDRSQGRVRADKLHDRLVLLGFTGDERTTRRAVAKAKEAWRAGNQRTYRPWITEPGLWLQFDWGWGPKVPGPGGGEPRVTLLFCAWLAWSRFRVVIPTWDRTLPTLVTCIDSTLRAIGGAPTYALTDNEKTVTIDRVAGIAVRHPQVVATGRHYGMQVHTCVPFDPESKGGSEATVRIAKADLVPTTANLRKEYDSFAELRGECAIFCQTVNNRTHRETGKAPSSMLDVERTRLHPLPPAPHTLALGESRQVLRDQTVRFGSVRYSTPSGLVGQEAWVRVDGDELVVVADLSKLAHRPEWMQGPAGLAEVARHEIALPGRPVILAEHYPNHPQEMDGSPKPPRPRPVDAAEEAFLALGPGAKSWLIEAAAAGTTRMRVKMAAAVELAALVSVAEVDMSLGLAATAGRFAEDDLLSIVQHRKSGVRPADLVVADEAHSVQPGTSAWADFGRNGGPAERNLP from the coding sequence ATGGAAATCTTCGAGGCCCTGGACGCCACTGAATGTGCGCATTCCGCGGCTGCGCTGGCGGGGGTCGATCCCAAGACCGTGCGACGTTACGCACGGATGAGGGACACCGGTCGGCCAACCGGTCTCGTCCGCCGGCCGAAGATGATCGACCCGTTCATGCCGAAGATCGAGGAGTGGGTCGACCGATCGCAGGGCAGGGTGCGGGCCGACAAGCTCCACGACCGCCTGGTCCTGCTGGGGTTCACCGGTGATGAGCGCACGACCCGGCGGGCGGTGGCGAAGGCGAAGGAAGCCTGGCGGGCCGGGAACCAGCGGACCTATCGGCCCTGGATCACCGAGCCGGGGCTGTGGTTGCAGTTCGACTGGGGCTGGGGGCCGAAGGTCCCGGGCCCGGGCGGCGGTGAGCCCCGCGTGACGCTGTTGTTCTGCGCGTGGCTGGCCTGGTCGCGGTTCCGGGTGGTGATCCCGACCTGGGACCGGACTCTGCCGACGCTGGTGACCTGCATCGACTCGACCTTGCGGGCGATCGGCGGGGCGCCGACCTATGCGCTGACCGACAACGAGAAGACGGTCACGATCGACCGGGTCGCCGGCATCGCGGTCCGTCATCCCCAAGTCGTCGCGACGGGGCGGCATTACGGGATGCAGGTTCACACGTGTGTCCCCTTCGATCCCGAGTCCAAAGGCGGGTCGGAGGCGACGGTCCGCATCGCGAAGGCGGATCTGGTGCCCACGACGGCGAATCTCCGCAAGGAGTACGACTCGTTCGCCGAGCTCCGCGGCGAGTGCGCGATCTTCTGCCAGACGGTGAACAACCGGACCCACCGCGAGACGGGCAAGGCTCCGTCCTCGATGCTCGACGTCGAGCGGACCAGGCTGCATCCGCTGCCGCCGGCGCCTCACACGCTCGCGCTGGGCGAGTCGAGACAGGTGCTGCGGGACCAGACCGTCCGTTTCGGGTCCGTGCGCTATTCGACGCCGTCCGGGCTGGTCGGCCAGGAAGCCTGGGTGAGGGTCGACGGCGACGAGCTGGTCGTCGTGGCCGACCTGTCGAAGCTGGCTCACCGGCCGGAATGGATGCAGGGCCCGGCCGGCCTGGCGGAAGTCGCCCGGCACGAGATCGCTCTGCCCGGCCGTCCGGTCATCCTCGCCGAGCACTATCCCAACCACCCGCAGGAGATGGACGGTTCACCGAAGCCGCCGCGGCCCCGGCCCGTCGATGCCGCCGAGGAAGCCTTCCTCGCGCTCGGTCCCGGGGCGAAGTCCTGGCTGATCGAGGCCGCTGCGGCGGGGACCACCCGGATGCGGGTGAAGATGGCCGCCGCCGTCGAGCTCGCGGCCCTGGTCAGTGTCGCCGAGGTCGACATGTCGCTGGGGCTTGCCGCGACCGCGGGCCGATTCGCCGAGGACGACCTGCTCTCCATCGTCCAGCATCGCAAGTCCGGCGTCCGTCCCGCCGACCTCGTCGTCGCCGACGAGGCCCACTCCGTTCAGCCCGGCACTTCCGCCTGGGCTGACTTCGGCCGCAACGGCGGCCCGGCAGAAAGGAATCTTCCATGA
- the istB gene encoding IS21-like element helper ATPase IstB produces the protein MTGIALLDPETDQPVPAPSPVPSSPAPPPIPADLESVLKRMRFPYLRKAAPDVLATARSQRWDPAEVLRILLEEEIKGREAATRRSHRKQANLPTGKTFSSWREEDSSIPAPTQQALMTLEWVGRSENLAIAGPSGTGKSHFAEALAHKAIDRGMQVAWFSLESLTAHVGRATVDNSVAKAIAKITRANLIILDDIGMLPSGQAAAEAFYRVIDAAYERRSVIVTSNLHPSGFDSIMPKTLATAAVDRLLHHAHIVLTEGSSLRLTQATTGKGVKPLH, from the coding sequence ATGACCGGCATCGCGTTGCTGGACCCGGAAACCGACCAGCCCGTCCCGGCCCCGTCTCCGGTCCCCTCCTCACCGGCCCCGCCGCCGATCCCGGCCGATCTGGAATCCGTCCTGAAGCGGATGCGGTTCCCCTACTTGCGCAAGGCGGCCCCGGACGTGCTGGCCACCGCCCGGTCGCAACGCTGGGACCCGGCCGAAGTGCTGCGGATCCTGCTGGAAGAGGAGATCAAGGGCCGGGAGGCGGCGACCCGCCGCAGCCACCGCAAGCAGGCGAACCTGCCCACCGGCAAGACGTTCAGCTCCTGGCGGGAGGAGGACTCCTCCATCCCCGCTCCGACCCAGCAGGCCCTGATGACGCTGGAATGGGTCGGCCGGTCGGAGAACCTCGCCATCGCCGGCCCGTCGGGCACCGGCAAGAGCCACTTCGCCGAGGCCCTGGCCCACAAGGCCATCGACCGGGGCATGCAAGTCGCCTGGTTCAGCCTCGAATCGCTGACCGCCCACGTCGGCCGGGCCACCGTCGACAACTCCGTCGCGAAGGCGATCGCGAAGATCACCCGGGCCAACCTCATCATCCTGGACGACATCGGGATGCTGCCGTCCGGCCAGGCCGCCGCCGAGGCGTTCTACCGGGTGATCGATGCCGCCTACGAACGCAGGTCCGTGATCGTGACCTCGAACCTGCATCCGTCGGGATTCGACTCGATCATGCCCAAGACGCTCGCCACGGCAGCAGTCGACCGGCTGTTGCATCACGCGCACATCGTCCTGACCGAGGGCAGCAGCCTCCGGCTCACCCAGGCAACCACGGGCAAGGGCGTCAAGCCACTGCACTGA
- a CDS encoding nucleoside 2-deoxyribosyltransferase, which yields MYYIAHRLFAAHDRALAAQLAQRLAATTGPDTVFLPFCDTDEEDLVADVKGHRLFQLDRDRLHTLHAMIAILHGPSLDDGVCMEIGYAHTLGVPVTVLSTDFQTYSLTDDGPRLEFPDPLVQTMARHTVRTPHLVPAHESYGAPPAGRFAVFHERNRLQTHAALDAVLKALHDAPAPETGRKAHRPPGNRTLFLEPSPYHPFPHTLAEAAQACGYQVHAAERFTATNPSAAAQRDLDNASRASVLLADVSGPETPPGAALLIGAAAARGARVGAYQTHTVFTHADGREPNWRNLMIQYASDARLDSPQTLVSWLRP from the coding sequence GTGTACTACATCGCCCACCGGCTGTTCGCCGCCCACGACCGCGCCCTCGCCGCCCAACTCGCCCAACGCCTCGCCGCCACCACCGGCCCCGACACCGTCTTCCTCCCCTTCTGCGACACCGACGAGGAAGACCTGGTCGCCGACGTCAAAGGACACCGCCTCTTCCAACTGGACCGCGACCGACTCCACACCCTCCACGCAATGATCGCCATCCTCCACGGACCCAGCCTCGACGACGGCGTCTGCATGGAAATCGGCTACGCCCACACCCTGGGCGTCCCAGTGACCGTGCTCAGCACCGACTTCCAGACCTACTCCCTCACCGACGACGGACCACGCCTGGAATTCCCCGACCCCCTCGTCCAGACCATGGCACGCCACACCGTCCGCACACCCCACCTGGTCCCAGCACACGAGAGCTATGGCGCGCCGCCCGCAGGACGGTTCGCCGTCTTCCACGAGCGAAACCGCCTCCAAACGCACGCGGCCCTGGACGCCGTCCTCAAAGCCCTCCACGACGCACCCGCACCAGAGACCGGGCGGAAGGCCCACCGCCCCCCGGGTAACCGCACCCTCTTCCTCGAGCCATCCCCCTACCACCCCTTCCCCCACACACTGGCCGAGGCAGCCCAGGCCTGCGGCTACCAGGTGCACGCAGCCGAACGCTTCACCGCCACCAACCCCAGCGCGGCCGCACAGCGAGACCTGGACAACGCCAGCCGCGCCAGCGTCCTGCTGGCGGACGTCTCCGGCCCGGAAACCCCGCCCGGAGCCGCCCTGCTCATCGGCGCCGCAGCAGCCCGCGGGGCACGCGTTGGCGCCTACCAAACGCACACCGTGTTCACGCACGCCGACGGACGGGAACCGAACTGGCGCAACCTCATGATCCAGTACGCCAGCGACGCCCGCCTCGACAGCCCCCAGACGCTCGTATCCTGGCTCCGCCCATGA